In one window of Psychrobacter sp. P2G3 DNA:
- a CDS encoding O-antigen ligase family protein — MNIKVPSFISLNSFVLTSILVIFIISFSNFANLRAPLIVVHFTLFYLLVMYKHQIVIMNKSLIAIFFLVLFVVIQSIIFQGSLLIIVQSIALVLFLFFTSQIALAEGKSFYYKEQYKTLSKTLLILLPFFLISFNSWSDFRQPGLFRNPNITSHLSVMILPFILLGMDQKKYKTLAVIIVILITTVTASRSAVLAFSLGLLTYIFVTVFPKSNFFTLFVLLLSVLGISIYSVEIAEWVSGNFSGLASSSDSRLLDTGYNGRDILMQLALDRFKSQPMLGLGFDGVKFDFGGHELGTHNGLVEILIKFGIIGTFIFTLFCLSLIWMTSKHNARFKAATIMSLATIFSLSTNSSTFFVLNYLAIYPILLVYLGYRVQDESYKLQNETRRELLVEH, encoded by the coding sequence ATGAATATAAAAGTTCCTAGTTTTATTAGTTTAAACTCATTTGTATTGACTTCAATACTTGTAATTTTTATTATAAGTTTTTCGAACTTTGCTAATTTGAGAGCGCCTTTAATAGTTGTACACTTTACTTTGTTTTATCTTCTTGTAATGTATAAGCATCAAATAGTAATAATGAATAAAAGTTTAATTGCTATTTTCTTTCTTGTGCTATTTGTCGTAATACAGAGCATCATTTTTCAAGGTAGTCTGTTGATAATAGTTCAGTCAATAGCGTTGGTCTTGTTCTTATTTTTCACCTCTCAAATTGCCTTAGCTGAAGGAAAATCCTTTTATTATAAGGAGCAATACAAAACACTATCTAAAACTCTACTTATACTGCTACCTTTTTTTCTTATAAGTTTTAATAGTTGGTCAGATTTCAGGCAGCCTGGGCTGTTTAGGAATCCCAATATCACCAGTCATCTTTCTGTAATGATATTACCTTTTATCTTATTAGGAATGGATCAGAAAAAGTATAAGACGTTAGCAGTAATAATTGTAATTCTAATTACTACTGTTACTGCCTCTAGAAGTGCAGTATTGGCATTTTCATTAGGTTTATTAACTTATATTTTTGTGACTGTATTTCCGAAAAGTAATTTTTTTACCCTATTTGTATTGTTACTATCTGTATTAGGGATATCTATTTATTCCGTTGAAATTGCAGAATGGGTGTCTGGTAATTTTTCTGGTTTGGCGAGTTCATCTGATTCACGTCTATTAGACACTGGTTACAATGGCCGTGACATATTGATGCAATTAGCGCTCGATAGGTTCAAAAGCCAGCCTATGTTGGGATTAGGTTTTGATGGTGTTAAGTTTGATTTTGGTGGGCATGAGCTTGGTACCCATAACGGATTAGTAGAGATTTTGATAAAGTTCGGAATTATTGGCACTTTTATTTTTACCTTGTTTTGTTTGTCCTTGATATGGATGACATCCAAGCACAATGCTCGATTTAAAGCCGCGACAATTATGTCTCTTGCAACAATATTTTCTTTATCTACAAACAGCTCGACTTTTTTTGTACTTAATTACTTAGCTATCTACCCAATACTTTTAGTTTATTTAGGTTATAGAGTACAAGATGAAAGTTATAAACTACAAAATGAAACTAGAAGAGAGCTTCTGGTCGAACATTAA
- a CDS encoding glycosyltransferase family 4 protein: MKFLIIASVANSLVGFRKPFIIALLDKGLEVHVAAPELLENQTITSELKALGAIPHSISMQRTGLNPAADTKTLFSIYSLMRNIKPDYMMGYTIKPVIYGTLAAWLARVPKRFSLITGLGFAFTGGEDNKRKRVRAVAQGLYRTALRHCQIVFFQNHDDEALFYELNIISSQTHTCVVSGSGVDVDEFDVVPFDTQKPLRFLLIARLLGDKGVREYNQAAQQVKKLHPEVQFDLVGGLDANPTSITQAELDKWIESGTINFLGLLKDVRPAIQASSVYVLPSYREGTPRTVLEAMAMGRAVITTDAPGCRETVVDGDNGFLVPVKDADALAQAMLRFIEEPELIGKMGKRSRAIAEEKYDVHKVNAQMMSAMELE, translated from the coding sequence ATGAAGTTTTTAATTATAGCCAGTGTAGCCAATTCATTAGTTGGTTTTCGCAAGCCTTTTATTATAGCCTTATTAGATAAAGGGTTAGAAGTTCATGTGGCTGCTCCAGAGTTGTTAGAAAACCAAACTATAACGTCTGAGCTAAAAGCACTAGGCGCAATCCCTCATAGTATTTCGATGCAACGTACGGGTCTTAACCCGGCAGCGGATACAAAGACCTTGTTTTCAATTTATTCTCTGATGAGAAATATCAAGCCAGACTATATGATGGGATATACCATTAAGCCTGTAATCTATGGGACGCTTGCAGCTTGGTTAGCTCGTGTACCAAAGCGTTTTTCTTTGATTACTGGTTTAGGGTTTGCCTTTACTGGAGGAGAGGACAACAAGCGTAAAAGGGTACGTGCTGTTGCTCAAGGCTTATATCGTACAGCACTGCGTCATTGCCAAATTGTGTTTTTTCAAAATCACGATGATGAAGCATTGTTTTACGAATTGAATATTATCTCTTCGCAGACACATACCTGTGTAGTAAGTGGATCAGGTGTGGATGTGGATGAATTTGATGTTGTGCCTTTTGATACGCAAAAGCCGTTACGCTTTTTATTGATTGCTCGATTATTAGGCGATAAAGGTGTGCGAGAGTACAATCAGGCCGCTCAACAAGTTAAAAAACTACACCCTGAAGTGCAGTTTGATTTAGTCGGTGGTCTTGATGCTAATCCAACTAGTATTACTCAAGCTGAGCTGGATAAATGGATCGAATCGGGTACCATTAATTTCTTAGGTCTCTTAAAAGATGTGCGCCCAGCGATTCAGGCATCTTCAGTCTATGTGTTACCGTCTTATCGTGAAGGTACACCACGTACAGTACTAGAAGCAATGGCAATGGGACGAGCTGTTATTACCACTGATGCACCAGGCTGCCGTGAGACCGTTGTAGATGGTGATAATGGCTTCTTAGTACCTGTTAAAGACGCAGATGCTTTAGCGCAGGCGATGTTACGTTTCATTGAAGAGCCGGAATTGATTGGAAAAATGGGTAAACGTTCACGCGCGATAGCGGAAGAAAAATACGATGTACATAAAGTAAATGCACAAATGATGTCTGCAATGGAATTGGAGTAA
- a CDS encoding sugar transferase, with amino-acid sequence MIKRLFDITAATTALIILSPVYGLVAYKVKKNLGSPVLFRQVRPGLNSEPFEMFKFRTMTDAVDSEGKPLSDGERITDFGRFLRKTSLDELPELLNIIKGDMSIVGPRPLLMKYLPYYTEEESKRHSVRPGLTGLAQVNGRNMLNWDDRLSLDSYYVDNMSLLLDAKIILKTVLVVFNRKDIAEVPSDIFPSLDIYRKSYDS; translated from the coding sequence ATGATAAAGCGACTGTTTGATATTACTGCTGCAACTACGGCATTGATAATTTTATCTCCCGTATATGGACTTGTAGCGTACAAAGTCAAAAAAAACCTTGGTTCGCCAGTCTTATTCAGGCAGGTACGCCCTGGTCTGAATAGCGAACCTTTTGAGATGTTCAAGTTTCGAACTATGACTGATGCTGTTGATTCAGAAGGTAAACCTTTGTCAGATGGGGAGAGAATCACTGATTTTGGTAGATTTTTAAGAAAAACCAGTCTAGACGAACTGCCTGAACTCTTGAATATAATTAAGGGAGATATGAGTATAGTTGGGCCTCGTCCACTACTTATGAAATATCTACCATATTATACTGAAGAAGAAAGTAAACGTCATAGTGTACGACCAGGGTTAACAGGTTTAGCTCAAGTTAATGGCAGAAACATGCTTAATTGGGATGATAGGTTGTCACTAGATAGCTACTATGTTGATAATATGTCGCTCTTGTTGGATGCTAAGATCATCTTAAAAACAGTACTAGTTGTTTTTAATCGTAAAGATATCGCAGAGGTTCCTAGCGATATATTTCCTTCTCTTGATATATATAGGAAAAGTTATGATAGCTAA
- a CDS encoding GNAT family protein, which translates to MIAKDFSAQDIDTRVEWINNPAINNSMYFELPATVEKTLKWYESNINNNTRKDFSFFNEDRLVAMGGLVSIDHTSKHAELYVMVNPKSHGQGWGKQSTQWLLFYGFTYLNLNKVYLFTDGENVSGYSLYESIGMTNEGTMRQHKFKDGSLKDRRIYSILATEWKSLDYIEAFKYAT; encoded by the coding sequence ATGATAGCTAAAGATTTCTCTGCTCAAGATATTGATACTCGGGTGGAATGGATAAATAACCCTGCTATTAACAATTCAATGTATTTTGAATTACCTGCTACTGTTGAGAAAACCCTTAAATGGTATGAGTCTAATATAAATAATAATACTAGAAAGGATTTTTCATTTTTTAATGAAGACAGATTGGTAGCAATGGGAGGTTTGGTGTCAATCGACCATACATCCAAACATGCTGAGCTTTACGTTATGGTCAATCCAAAGTCTCATGGTCAAGGGTGGGGGAAGCAGTCCACTCAGTGGTTACTTTTTTATGGTTTCACCTACTTGAATCTGAATAAAGTTTATTTGTTTACTGACGGAGAGAACGTTAGTGGCTATAGTTTGTACGAGTCTATAGGGATGACTAACGAAGGAACAATGCGTCAGCATAAATTCAAAGATGGTAGTCTTAAAGACAGAAGGATTTATTCAATTTTGGCCACAGAATGGAAGTCTTTAGACTATATAGAGGCTTTTAAATATGCAACTTAA
- a CDS encoding pyridoxal-phosphate dependent enzyme: MQLNLIHSLKTSSNHDIHVFRDDLYPFLGGGNKGRKIDSISKDIVAQGSTAIVTTGGINSNHCRVTAIYAAQNNMKCTLVLHGEESTFYRQQGNSQIMRDTGANLVFVKDPSEISSKMNLAMQFYADANEMPYYLWGGGHSTVGAKAYIDAVSELADYRDKTNWAPKYIFLASGTGSTQAGVMAGLDKYNFYDTTVIGISIARDRESAEKIISEFYEKVCLQYDIEPQQKTIVIDDYLCGGYEQYNAGISALSQSSLQQFGFILDTTYTAKAFYGMQNHLTSNISSSPILFWHTGGLLNYLK; the protein is encoded by the coding sequence ATGCAACTTAATCTAATCCATTCTTTAAAGACAAGTAGCAATCACGATATACATGTATTTCGCGATGACTTGTATCCTTTTTTAGGAGGAGGAAATAAAGGAAGGAAAATAGACTCCATTTCCAAAGATATTGTCGCTCAAGGCTCCACAGCCATTGTAACTACCGGCGGCATTAACTCTAATCATTGTCGTGTGACTGCTATCTATGCCGCCCAAAACAATATGAAATGTACATTAGTTCTTCATGGAGAAGAAAGCACCTTTTATAGGCAACAAGGTAACTCACAAATTATGCGGGATACAGGAGCGAATTTGGTTTTTGTAAAAGACCCTAGCGAGATTTCCAGTAAGATGAACTTAGCCATGCAATTTTATGCAGATGCTAATGAAATGCCATACTATTTGTGGGGGGGAGGGCACTCAACTGTTGGTGCAAAGGCGTACATTGATGCTGTGAGTGAATTGGCAGATTACCGTGACAAAACGAATTGGGCACCCAAATATATTTTTCTTGCATCAGGGACAGGTTCTACACAAGCTGGAGTTATGGCTGGACTAGATAAATATAACTTTTATGACACAACAGTAATAGGTATATCTATAGCTCGAGATCGAGAAAGTGCTGAGAAAATTATTAGCGAGTTTTATGAGAAAGTTTGTTTGCAATATGATATTGAACCTCAACAAAAAACGATTGTTATAGATGATTATCTTTGTGGAGGCTACGAACAATACAACGCGGGCATATCTGCACTTTCTCAAAGCTCGTTACAACAATTTGGATTTATTCTAGACACAACCTATACTGCCAAAGCATTTTATGGAATGCAAAATCACCTTACAAGTAATATCAGTAGTTCGCCCATATTATTTTGGCATACTGGTGGTTTATTGAATTACTTAAAATAA
- a CDS encoding ATP-grasp domain-containing protein, protein MNILFSCAGRRNYLLQYFKNALAGSGKVFATDSSLLAPTMAEADEAFLVPPVNAEHYLEVLLGICKDNEVGMVISLNDHELPILAAAKDRFAAIGTTVVVSDLSVIELCFDKGLTERFSKEVGIKTSLTFTSLESATQAIEAKTLQFPLFVKPRWGSGSAGIEKVESLQELNLAWEFNNIKLDRWGLRVGDHQESGLLIQQALPGHEYGIDIINDLEGNYQATFVKQKLGMRAGETDKAKTLNLPVFEEIGRKISEALGHVGNLDCDFFVDGDDIYLLEMNPRFGGGYPFSAEAGVDVPSALIAWALGKEPNASWKDIKFNVTTAKCDRLVKVSEV, encoded by the coding sequence ATGAATATTTTATTCTCATGTGCTGGCCGCAGAAACTATTTACTGCAATACTTTAAAAATGCACTAGCAGGAAGTGGAAAAGTTTTTGCAACCGATTCATCACTTTTAGCACCTACGATGGCTGAGGCGGATGAAGCCTTCTTAGTGCCACCTGTTAACGCTGAGCATTATTTAGAAGTCTTATTAGGCATTTGCAAAGACAACGAGGTAGGGATGGTCATATCACTCAATGATCATGAACTACCTATATTAGCTGCTGCTAAAGATAGGTTTGCAGCAATTGGCACTACGGTAGTTGTCTCAGATTTATCTGTCATTGAGCTCTGTTTTGATAAAGGTTTGACAGAACGTTTCTCAAAAGAGGTAGGTATTAAAACATCGTTGACATTTACTTCTCTTGAGTCTGCGACGCAAGCAATCGAAGCCAAAACTCTACAATTTCCATTATTCGTTAAGCCTCGTTGGGGTTCTGGATCTGCTGGAATTGAGAAAGTTGAAAGCTTACAAGAGTTAAACCTTGCTTGGGAATTCAATAATATTAAGCTGGATCGTTGGGGCTTACGTGTTGGTGATCATCAAGAGTCTGGTTTATTGATCCAGCAAGCATTGCCAGGGCATGAATACGGCATAGACATAATTAACGATTTAGAAGGTAATTATCAAGCCACTTTCGTTAAACAAAAGCTAGGTATGCGGGCAGGTGAAACTGATAAAGCAAAAACGTTAAATTTGCCAGTATTTGAAGAAATTGGACGAAAAATATCGGAAGCCTTAGGACATGTGGGCAATTTAGATTGCGACTTTTTCGTTGATGGTGATGATATTTATTTACTTGAAATGAATCCAAGGTTTGGTGGAGGATATCCTTTTTCTGCTGAAGCAGGTGTGGATGTACCTTCAGCGCTAATTGCATGGGCTTTAGGAAAAGAGCCAAATGCTAGCTGGAAAGACATTAAATTTAATGTTACAACAGCTAAATGTGATCGTTTAGTTAAAGTGTCGGAAGTTTAA
- a CDS encoding DUF4184 family protein, producing the protein MAFTLSHMAAALPFYRSKNKNHSMRWFQFDALLIGTMMPDLHYYINIGSSLSRQSHEWTGLFTYNLPWGLAVFTLWYWGLKPAAFALVRPFLKELTVGNFIQPNKEVNEERNKVQRRFIGYADKIWSFANIRKRVMHKVKSFYLPVVLGLIVGAATHLIWDGITHADGFIAQRIDWLQYPLYFYPFKGTSIARILQYLSSMAGLVILAWFATSRLQIWKRSNNSSEQATISDAAARTFFTKKQSLTIIGLMATLSLVWIVQTSLKWYPSLSGSPYRFAAKVSVSVLPNIAVLCIGYAVIYHLIYLSRYAFRKK; encoded by the coding sequence ATGGCTTTTACATTGTCACATATGGCTGCAGCACTGCCATTCTATCGAAGTAAAAACAAAAACCATAGCATGCGTTGGTTTCAGTTTGATGCCTTACTTATTGGTACGATGATGCCAGATCTGCATTATTATATAAATATAGGCAGCTCACTTTCTCGTCAATCACATGAATGGACAGGTTTATTTACCTACAATTTACCGTGGGGTTTAGCTGTATTTACATTATGGTATTGGGGTTTGAAACCTGCCGCCTTTGCACTAGTTCGACCGTTTTTAAAAGAACTTACAGTTGGTAATTTTATCCAACCAAATAAAGAAGTCAATGAAGAGCGCAACAAAGTTCAAAGACGCTTCATTGGTTATGCTGATAAGATTTGGTCATTTGCGAACATTAGAAAAAGAGTAATGCACAAGGTAAAGTCTTTCTATTTGCCAGTAGTATTAGGGCTAATAGTTGGTGCGGCCACGCATCTGATTTGGGACGGTATTACTCATGCCGATGGATTTATTGCACAGCGTATAGATTGGTTACAGTATCCTTTATATTTTTATCCTTTTAAAGGAACAAGCATTGCTAGAATACTACAATATTTAAGCTCAATGGCAGGACTAGTGATTTTGGCATGGTTTGCTACATCACGCTTACAGATTTGGAAGCGTAGTAATAACTCATCTGAACAAGCAACAATCTCAGATGCTGCTGCAAGAACTTTCTTTACGAAGAAACAAAGTCTAACAATCATTGGTTTGATGGCTACTTTATCTTTAGTTTGGATTGTACAGACATCTCTAAAATGGTATCCATCATTGAGCGGTAGTCCATATAGATTTGCTGCGAAAGTATCGGTGAGCGTACTTCCAAATATCGCTGTATTATGTATTGGTTACGCTGTCATTTATCATTTAATTTATTTATCTAGATACGCATTTCGGAAGAAATAA
- a CDS encoding DegT/DnrJ/EryC1/StrS aminotransferase family protein, protein MLNSPFSPWPSFTQEEADAVSKVLLSNKVNYWTGQECRQFEQEFADWSDSKYAIALGNGTLALDVALQALEIGVGDEVIVTPRTFIASISSVVNAGATPIFADVDESTGNITPETIAAVITDKTKGIVCVHLAGWPCDMDGMMALADKHNLYVIEDCAQAHGAHYKGRSVGSIGHIGAWSFCQDKIMTTGGEGGMVTTNDENLWRKMWAYKDHGKSYAAVYEKEHPPGYRWLHESFGTNWRMTEMQAVIGRIQLERMSDWTAKRTANAQAILQACTQWEDKGYLNAPKLEETPEFADSKHAYYKLYVYVNADNLPDGWSRDRIIEEISQLEVPCFSGSASEVYLEKAFDGTGLRPETRLPVAKELGETSLMFLVHPTLTEAEIEKTVQAINTVFAKIDSSIQA, encoded by the coding sequence ATGCTAAATTCACCTTTTTCACCTTGGCCAAGTTTTACCCAAGAAGAGGCTGATGCTGTCAGTAAAGTGCTACTGTCTAATAAAGTAAACTACTGGACAGGCCAAGAGTGTCGTCAATTTGAGCAAGAATTCGCTGATTGGTCAGATAGTAAGTATGCTATAGCCTTGGGCAATGGTACTTTAGCATTGGATGTGGCTTTACAAGCGCTAGAAATCGGCGTAGGTGATGAAGTTATTGTTACTCCGCGTACTTTTATCGCTAGTATCTCTAGTGTGGTCAATGCGGGCGCTACGCCTATATTTGCTGATGTTGATGAGTCTACTGGTAACATTACTCCAGAAACGATCGCTGCGGTTATAACAGACAAAACCAAAGGCATCGTGTGCGTGCATCTAGCAGGCTGGCCATGCGACATGGATGGCATGATGGCGCTTGCAGATAAGCATAATCTATACGTCATTGAAGACTGTGCACAAGCGCATGGCGCTCACTATAAAGGCCGTAGTGTTGGTAGTATTGGTCACATTGGCGCATGGAGCTTTTGCCAAGATAAGATTATGACTACTGGTGGCGAAGGCGGGATGGTCACTACTAATGACGAAAATCTATGGCGTAAGATGTGGGCATATAAAGATCATGGCAAAAGCTACGCTGCTGTATATGAAAAAGAGCACCCACCTGGCTATCGTTGGTTACATGAGAGCTTCGGTACTAACTGGCGGATGACTGAGATGCAAGCGGTCATAGGACGTATTCAGCTTGAAAGGATGTCTGACTGGACGGCTAAGCGTACTGCTAATGCGCAAGCAATCTTACAAGCGTGTACCCAATGGGAAGATAAAGGTTATTTGAATGCGCCAAAGTTAGAAGAAACCCCAGAGTTTGCAGATTCTAAGCATGCATACTACAAGTTATATGTTTATGTGAATGCTGATAATCTGCCTGATGGCTGGTCGCGTGACCGTATCATTGAAGAAATCAGTCAGCTAGAAGTGCCTTGTTTTTCTGGATCGGCATCTGAGGTTTATTTAGAAAAAGCATTCGATGGCACAGGATTGCGCCCTGAAACTAGGTTGCCTGTTGCAAAGGAACTTGGAGAGACTAGCTTAATGTTCTTAGTACACCCAACACTTACCGAAGCCGAAATCGAAAAAACGGTTCAGGCAATAAATACGGTATTTGCTAAAATAGACAGCTCAATTCAAGCATAA
- the scpB gene encoding SMC-Scp complex subunit ScpB codes for MVDTDDMNQGVKQQNQVSATSSSSLEEQHHYLEDLSKHIEVLLHASEAPLTANAIKKHLSLSNKELKQALELLQLRLDAGVMRLHETASGYRLQIADSYSALIQRVFPQRQERLSQALLETLSVIAYKQPVTRSDIEYVRGVTLSSNILRQLFDKGWIKEDGYKETLGRPALLHTTAQFLDAFGLTNLDELPPMPDISAIGGES; via the coding sequence ATGGTAGATACTGACGATATGAATCAGGGTGTTAAGCAGCAAAACCAGGTATCAGCAACATCATCATCTTCGCTTGAAGAGCAGCATCATTATCTTGAAGATTTGAGCAAACATATTGAAGTACTGTTGCATGCCTCAGAAGCACCACTCACTGCGAACGCTATCAAGAAGCATTTATCTTTATCTAATAAAGAGTTAAAGCAGGCTTTAGAGTTATTACAGCTACGCTTAGACGCTGGTGTTATGAGATTGCATGAGACTGCCAGCGGTTATCGCCTACAAATAGCAGATAGTTATAGTGCGTTGATACAACGCGTTTTTCCGCAACGTCAAGAACGCCTGAGCCAAGCATTGCTTGAGACTCTGAGCGTCATTGCTTACAAACAACCAGTGACACGCAGCGACATCGAATATGTACGCGGTGTGACCCTATCTAGCAATATATTGCGTCAGCTATTTGATAAAGGCTGGATAAAGGAAGATGGCTATAAAGAAACGTTGGGTCGTCCAGCATTGTTACATACTACAGCGCAATTCTTAGATGCATTTGGACTGACTAATTTAGACGAGTTGCCACCAATGCCGGATATATCAGCTATTGGTGGCGAATCTTAA
- a CDS encoding segregation/condensation protein A has protein sequence MSLRIYQTPVQQLPEDLYVPPQAFAIWLEQFAGPLDFLLYLVKKNNVDLTQMPILPITEQYLAYISELDTEHFELAGDYLLMASTLIAIKTELLLPSSETPSDERDPKAELIERLEEYAQIKAASQRLDNLVRLERDVFLAMVSMPSQDIMNAELPNYSPTLLIDSLFKMQLQPDYQMHTIKIDAVPLADRIASISRQLSTDGMRSFYELLDKAQGKIGVVVSFVAVLELMKRQLVGVVNADSDIDTTVASTAVVNHSATDNQIGQLTLQWLA, from the coding sequence ATGTCTCTGCGCATTTATCAGACACCAGTGCAGCAGCTGCCTGAAGATCTCTATGTGCCACCGCAAGCGTTTGCTATTTGGCTAGAACAGTTTGCTGGGCCATTAGATTTTTTATTATATTTGGTCAAAAAAAACAACGTCGACTTGACGCAAATGCCGATATTGCCTATCACAGAGCAGTACTTGGCTTATATTAGTGAGTTGGATACAGAGCATTTTGAGTTAGCGGGTGACTATCTACTGATGGCCTCGACATTGATTGCGATCAAAACGGAGCTGCTGCTACCTTCGTCTGAAACACCTAGCGATGAGCGTGATCCAAAAGCAGAGCTGATTGAGCGTTTGGAAGAGTATGCGCAAATAAAAGCAGCCAGCCAGCGCTTGGACAATCTAGTCCGTCTTGAACGCGATGTGTTTTTAGCGATGGTGAGTATGCCTAGCCAAGACATTATGAATGCTGAATTACCGAACTACTCACCTACCTTATTAATCGATAGCTTGTTTAAAATGCAGCTACAGCCAGACTATCAAATGCATACCATCAAGATCGATGCGGTACCACTTGCTGACCGTATTGCCAGTATTAGTAGGCAATTAAGCACTGATGGCATGCGCTCCTTTTATGAGCTATTAGATAAAGCACAGGGTAAGATAGGTGTGGTAGTCAGCTTTGTTGCGGTGTTAGAGTTGATGAAGCGTCAGTTAGTTGGTGTAGTAAATGCAGATTCAGACATAGATACTACCGTAGCAAGTACGGCTGTTGTTAATCATTCTGCAACAGACAATCAAATCGGGCAGTTAACGTTACAGTGGCTGGCTTAA
- a CDS encoding tryptophan--tRNA ligase, with the protein MSNQTDAPIDIPKKETKRILTGIKPTGIPHLGNYVGAIRPAIESIQNSDHEAFFFLADYHGIIGCYDPAIIHESTKAIAATWIACGLDPERVTFYRQSDVPEISELAWILNCSCAKGLMNRAHAYKAAVDINTEKADVDPDQGVTMGLFGYPVLMAADILMFNATHVPVGRDQVQHIEMARDIAGTFNHRYKTLFTLPSAVVDEDIPLLTGLDGRKMSKSYSNTIPLFGEPNPQVSPEKQMHKAIMKIVTNSQLPSEPKDPDDSAIFEIYKAFATSEEIADMRAQYAAGIGWGDAKQVLFDKINNEIAPFRARYEELMANPKELEEILQMGADKARRHSRKQLDKTRRAIGIRPLAKLK; encoded by the coding sequence ATGAGCAATCAAACTGACGCACCTATAGATATACCTAAAAAAGAAACCAAACGTATTCTAACGGGCATTAAACCAACGGGCATTCCACACTTGGGTAATTACGTTGGTGCGATTCGTCCAGCGATTGAATCCATTCAAAATAGTGATCATGAAGCATTTTTCTTTTTGGCAGATTATCATGGCATTATCGGCTGTTATGACCCTGCTATCATTCATGAGTCAACCAAAGCAATTGCTGCGACTTGGATTGCATGTGGCCTTGATCCTGAGCGCGTAACTTTCTATCGTCAGTCAGATGTACCTGAGATTTCTGAGTTAGCTTGGATTTTAAATTGCTCATGTGCCAAAGGGTTAATGAACCGGGCGCATGCTTATAAGGCTGCAGTCGATATCAATACAGAAAAGGCAGACGTCGATCCAGATCAAGGGGTTACGATGGGCCTGTTTGGTTATCCAGTATTGATGGCAGCAGATATCTTGATGTTTAATGCTACCCATGTGCCAGTAGGTCGCGACCAAGTACAGCATATTGAGATGGCGCGTGATATCGCCGGTACTTTTAACCATCGTTATAAAACCCTCTTTACGCTACCCTCAGCGGTCGTTGATGAAGATATCCCGCTACTAACAGGGCTTGATGGTCGCAAAATGAGTAAGAGCTATAGCAATACTATTCCTCTATTTGGTGAACCTAATCCGCAAGTTAGTCCTGAAAAGCAGATGCATAAAGCTATTATGAAAATTGTGACCAACTCACAGCTTCCTTCCGAGCCAAAAGATCCTGATGACTCTGCTATCTTTGAGATTTACAAAGCCTTTGCTACTTCTGAAGAGATTGCTGATATGCGTGCGCAGTATGCCGCAGGTATCGGCTGGGGTGATGCTAAGCAAGTGTTGTTTGACAAAATTAATAACGAGATTGCGCCATTCCGTGCTCGTTATGAAGAACTAATGGCCAATCCAAAAGAGTTGGAAGAAATCTTACAAATGGGCGCAGACAAAGCTCGTCGCCATAGCCGTAAACAACTAGACAAAACTCGCCGTGCCATTGGTATCCGTCCGCTTGCCAAACTTAAATAG